CAAAATTGTCATTTCCTTCAGGTCAGTGCAAAGACAATTAATGAAAGCTTTGCTGGTAAGCCTACAATGGATAGAGAGACGgtctttcaaataaaaaaaaaacaaagagtTAAAAtctttacataattttttgaatttttttttaaaattctccCACGTTATTAAGAATTTATCTTTTTCCAAAATCCTGAAAAGGTACATCAATATCTTTTGATTTAGTAGCACGTAAATGATTCCAGGTTGTATTTTGGTGAACTCTGCACcagtataaaaattaaaaaatgtacaaaagtaaaaacatacatCGTGTTAGGTCATTAAAACTGCAACTTTTGATAAAAGAATTGGTGTCGTTTATGTCGTACACATATcataaaaattcaaatattcGGAATCTACTGCTACAAATACACGGCTACAATTCACAAAAGGATGCTTTAACCCCTTCACTATCATATGTACTGAAAATTGAAGactaaattatcaaaatttttgacaaattttgtaaatttgttctCCTTTTTAAAGCATCAATATCTAACTATTTGCTATTTATGTATGTCTGGTTCAAAATAATCTTAAAGTTTGCCAAAAAGTAACAGATTATAAGAATGGTGGTGGTTGAAAAAGGGTGGTGGTTGAAAAAATGATTCCATTTTCAGGCAAACCTATAAAGGACACCATGTTAGCGCCAAATTTCTTACcacagtatttcattgaatgttACAATAATCCAAGCAAACTAATGTGGAGGTCTGCTGAAAATTTACAATTAAATGAGAATTTTCAAAACGTTTGGTGGGAATATCCTCGGtacatttttgaacatttttacaaattttaggACATTAAAGCCAAAGTTTTTACTTCAATATTTAGAAAAGGACAATTTATATAACTCTAgtctaaaataaaaacatgcagCAAAGCTACAGATGcaagattttcttcaaaaaatttGGCGGGAAAACTGGTTGGAGGAAAATCTACCTGGTAATGAAGCAGTCACTTACAGATCTACAGTTTTATGAAACAGTTGACAGTACAAAAAATTCAACTGCTTGAATGTAGTGTTAAAGTGATATGTTGCAAATTATCTTGAAAATGTGTGATGTCAAAATCAGATACGACCGACATCACCAAAATTGCAAAAATTCTTAGTGTAAAAATTTGATCCAGAATTCTTTCTCGGTTGAAGcatgaacaattaaaaacaTCAAGGCAAGTGTACAGTTCcatataaaaaagaaattatttacTAATTTTCTTTCTATAACcacaatttttttcacataAAAAGAGAAACTATTcacttaattatttgatttgtttCTAATTTCCAGCCATTTCATGCCTTTTCTTGTTCTCACCTTACAAAATTTGACACTTAGATACATAATCTGTGTTACCATATTGTGTTTGTACGTTGGTTCATCTTTACTCACAATAAATGTGATGCTTACGGTGTTTTTCCAAGTACACATGCTGCCTGGTACCAACCTTCATGCCATCGCCTTAGTAACCTACATGGAaactgttgccatagcaacagacacACCATATTGTAGTCTTGAAACATGGCTCTTAGACTTCCCATCCATAGGAAATGCCATTGGCAAACTTCATCAAAAACTCCGTTAATGGAATCgcggaacagcgccctcactcaaatgaTTGTTGTGGGGTGATACAGCCCTTCAGACTACCAGTGGAGTTGCCGTTAACAGCACTGGTGGTTTCTTGCAGTTGGTGCCACTGTGCTATTGGCCTTCTTGGCTGAGTTATCATATCGTTCCAATGATCTCCACCAAGACCAGGAGAGTTGGGACCCACTTCACAAACACCAATTAATTCACTGTGACCAACtctacaaagaaaaaaaaagacagtaaTTTTTAAGATAAAGTGAAGCAATAAAAGTACTATATAATGTTCCTTGTCTCTGTACGTGTTGTCTTGTATCATGTAGTTCTTACcttttattcattaattttcaCAAACCCAAGAAATTCTAAAACCAGAAAAGACATACAGCAGTAAATGTAGCTTGTTTTTTGTACTCTGTTGTTATGTAATTTGCAAATCTAAGATTCTCTTGCAAATGGAGAAGGCTGTACACAGTAAAAAAGTGATTGATCATTCATCTTCTGTGAATATAAATATGTGGAGCAGGATGCTAAAGTTacagaaacaaagaaaaaaaacttttcttttcatattttctgtagaagagacatatttttttgttgatcttagtattaattgtaaatatgtaGTTTCATGTAAAGATTAATAATATCAAGATGACTTTGCAATGTCATTGGAACATACTATAGCAGCAGCAATGTCTAGCGCCCTCTAACATCATAATTAACagtgacttttgtttttatataagATTGTTTAACCTTGACTCCTGATCATAGACACTTTTGTTTCTCCGATTTACAGTGTAAATTAGATAAGTTTTTGGAACACACATAGAGAAACAACaatatatagcgccctctaacaTTATGATTAAatgacttttgtttttatgtaaatttgtttaaCCTAACCATtagtcatttttgttttccagatTTAGAGCATGCACTTCTTGTAAAATATCTAATGATGTAAGATGATAACCTTACTCTGAGAAGTGAAAGAAAATGTAGATGAAATTCATATGACAGGCGAACAAGTAAGCTATTAGTAAAGTGACTTTAACCTTACCTGTCATAGTCGACTACAGCTATTAGTAAAGTGATCATGTCCATGTGTTCAGGTGGTACATCAAACACAATAGCTTCATTGTACACAGGATTCAAGGTGTTCTTTTTCACggttgttttcttctttttcaatcGTTTTCCCTGACACATTAGTGAAATCTTAACGTAGGGATCTACAGAATAGAGATAGACACAGAgaaaatgtatatcacattggTGAAATCTTTACATGGAGATCTACAGAACAGAGATATCGGTAGACACAGAGaaactgtatatcacattagtgAACTCTTAACGTAGGCATCTACTGAatagagaaagacagagagaaaTTGTACATTACATAAAAGAGTCATTGTTTACAACCTAAAAGGTTTTTGTGATAAACAATAATTTAAAACATGTTAGAGTTTTTATGGTAAAGTTAGTTTACAACTTGTAGCTTCAAAACCTCAGTACATAATCacagtgtgtgtacatattattggtatttccactgcagtgcaatactgaaaacattatcatatatgtaccagagattacttgcactggtgtgcgcacatactagtggtatttgcactgcagtgcaatgcTGAAAACATTATAGTatagatatatgcaaatgagcacttATTCTTTTCCTTTTACGTGAAATAGCATGACCACAAAgtcatatttttatgaaatttgttgttttggatcaATGTTTGTTgcaaaagtacaaaatgtagtaacaGAACACCATGATGCATGAATTCCAGTGagtgtacttggggtatttgcatacatgtggCTCCTACTGCTGCAGTACATTTGTAGAACTatccacagagaacactgcaagcatcaGAGCACATACCCACGAGTACCCACTTTGACACTCCAGCATCATGGGGGCTGTGTCATTGTTTTAAAAAGAGCAATATATCCTACCTGAGGCACCAGTGATATCCATCGCTTTTAAATTTCTAGCTTTGATAACAGTAAGAGTTAGCCTTCCAGCCGTTGGTAAATAACAGAGTGAAAACATCAACTCACCCAAGTCAACTTTATCCTGTAATTTAGCAGAGAACAAAATTACTATGGAACTAAAATATTCTAAGCACGCTACTGGAACTGATACAAAGTGAAAGGAAGCAGACACTTTGATATTAgtctcaaatatttttcttctttcggCTGAGGAAAGTttgagtgacttaaggggccttgtcactacaaattGAAGACAACAAACCCCTtaatgtcacaagtattttgtggctgaatgaagaaaaaacattggagaataatataactTATACCTGTGcatatgtaatttgaaaaaaaatgagggAAATATTCAGGCAGTACCTGGGCTTCTTTCCCTGATTGGGTGTTTTTCATTggccatctaggtccgtggaatcATAAAAaaggggtactttttcagattaCCTCCGAGAATAGGGGTAGGATGCCTTTTTTCTACTCTCTCTCAGAAGACACTTCCTGACGAAGGCCTGGGGACGAGTAAAACCTCCCAGATTTCAGAAATAAGGGGTTGTTTTTTTGccagtgattttctcccagattcaccaAAACAgggtgtttttcattgaaatattctggGAAAAGAAaggggtacatttgaaatttcgctaacaagcatgGATACCCACCCATCCAGGGAATGCCACCACCGGGTCAGTCCACCTGGGCTTCTTTACAGGGTTTCACAGTAGAGTCAGTTACCAagatgctattttatcacccaaaattaTACCAAGTGATAGTATAGGCTGTAAGGTATGCCacgatggggcgccctcacacatcagttaaCAGATAGAGCTGGCCTGTGAGGGCAGTGtgacgatgtatcttacagtctagtgaTGGTAGTAATCAATGCAAGACAGTGctataattgtaatgtattaAAGGCCCACATCCAATTAGAATTAAAGTCTTGGGGTGAAAAAACATTTGCTTGGTGTAGAGAGCTCTATAAAAAATTGGCCCACAATAAAAGAATGACCCCATGTGATTATTATCAAGACAACACTAATGTgataacctgggattgaaacatggtcCTTTAAAGGCAGAATAACGTTAACTGAACATTTCAACATAAAACTTTGCACTCCAAGAAAAAACTGACTAAACATGAATATCTACAGCATTCTTTCTAAAGGTTCAGTTTTGATTCGGCTAAATATTTAGGCATAAGTCTAGCAGAGATAACTTTAAAGATaaaaaagttggtccaaaaCAAATGAATGCATGATTCTGTCCATTTTTCATCATAGTAATCTGATGTAAAAACACTGCATATCAACTACATGTGTCACTGTGAACGAGTAATCAATTATTTTACTaagcatttttattttgtcactCAATAATTTTACCTGAAAAACAATTTTTCACACTTAAGCTCAACTCTATTTTGGCAGATAAATCTCACTGACTATATTTCATTATTCCACATTACTTTAAAAGtaagtttatgtattcattcaaaCCTAATTGAATAATCTACTTTTATTATCTGTCGTTTCCTCACAATTTACCACAGAAAGTGACTCTATAGTCGCACTGATTTTTGCTGatgtaaataaaatttcaaCTGAATTAGCTAAAATTAAATTTCAAGCCAAAAGGCATACATTTGCAGTAATATGGATTTTGTCTCGTCTTTCATAGATATATCGGCTAAGAGATAGACAACACcagatttcattaaaatttcaaCAGCACATGTGTACCTGACACATGCTGGCGGGCAAATGACCAAAAattgatattgataatttttactagactacatgtaagtgttgaTACTTGTAACTGGCACAAGTGGGACCCTGGGAGGTCAAAGGTAAGTGGGACCCTGGGAAGTCAAAGGTCATGAGACATTTGATCATTGTTAgcatatgaatgaatgaaagtttATTTTAGCGGCATTAGGTTGTTTTCCTGGGAGTGTTCCAACATTTATGAAGATGTAAATTGATACCGTGGGGAATAGGTTTGGGTCTTGAGGCAGACTTTTCATTAAAACggacatctacatgtaattaCCTTTGCCTCATCTTAATAACTGACTATTAGTCTGGGATGTACAGGTACCTATGAaacttaatacatgtacagtaactggAATTCAATCCATGGCAGATTTTTTAATGATACAGCTGATACACCCCATGAAAAAACACCGATGTGTTTGCCTGAGTGAAGTGAGCTCTGCAACAATTTCACGCAAAGATGAAATGAAGTAACAagaacaatacaactgatacaaaaacatcAGGTCCTACTGATGTAGGTTTACCCAATGTGTTTATCAGTTTGTCTATATCTGTGAAAGTTATAATGTAAGTCAAACAGTCGTACGTGATTtcagtaaacagagtcatgGAATCCCGGTATGAATAACatcagttttagtttgtgtgtatCTAAGTCAGTTGATAGCTTGCTTTCTattatacatgacattgtaataGAAGCACTTTAAGCAAAGTGTGGGAAGGGCTTTATAATAAAAAGTTACcaagaatgtagtctggtaatacAAGTagatatcttttaaagtacactgtgcgtctgtaactttttgtcctggtttgtcccttttttgtttttgtgtttttctgtgtatgtaatcttgcaacaggttccattgggagaacagtactaatgcactgaaatggtgtctgtatatgaaagattaatgaataaaaaaacccaaaaaaaaacaaaacaaaaaacaataccTCATTTTCTTATAATGTATAAATGGAAAAGACATACCTCATGTGAGTTTTTCTGAATATCCATCCAAAACTCTGTTTCGGTTGTCAAATCACTCTTTTCCAGCAAATTTTTAACCACAATCTGTCCGATGGAATCGTGTCGTGAAAACCGATCAAAATCGTAAATACTAAGTTGTAGACTTCTTTCGGGAAGTTCACTATATGGCACATTGAAGCTAaacttttcatcaaataaaGGGTTTAAATTTTTCCGATGAACTTTAGTCTGGAATTTCCGTTTTCGATCTGGCAAAAGATAAAGCTTTACATAGGGGTCAGACGTTCCGGAAAAATCCTTCGCTGGAAGGTCTTCACCACTGATGATATTAACGATCAAGGCTTCAAACTGGGTATCATATTTTAGCGTAAAATGAATTCTTCCATTGTTGCAATCGGAACCGTTACTTTCCTGGGACGTTTTGTACAACTCAGGTCGTAGGTGACCGATTTTCGGTTGTTCCTTTCGTTGTGCTTTTTGAACGGAAAACTCCA
The Glandiceps talaboti chromosome 23, keGlaTala1.1, whole genome shotgun sequence genome window above contains:
- the LOC144453207 gene encoding synaptotagmin-6-like; its protein translation is MFKRFTDELPLAAVIPVSLITCIVFVGLVALYCAQKRRKCPCLRLWDYKKSSKTDKYQENSYFEVEVSENNMNSRKLQSSPNPSTDSSDYETPAKFLPRQSTVPVVPSKTRRDLFHRQMSLQVNMSNVEFSVQKAQRKEQPKIGHLRPELYKTSQESNGSDCNNGRIHFTLKYDTQFEALIVNIISGEDLPAKDFSGTSDPYVKLYLLPDRKRKFQTKVHRKNLNPLFDEKFSFNVPYSELPERSLQLSIYDFDRFSRHDSIGQIVVKNLLEKSDLTTETEFWMDIQKNSHEDKVDLGELMFSLCYLPTAGRLTLTVIKARNLKAMDITGASDPYVKISLMCQGKRLKKKKTTVKKNTLNPVYNEAIVFDVPPEHMDMITLLIAVVDYDRVGHSELIGVCEVGPNSPGLGGDHWNDMITQPRRPIAQWHQLQETTSAVNGNSTGSLKGCITPQQSFE